Within Pseudomonadota bacterium, the genomic segment GGGATTCCGGCCCGGCGCCTAAACGGGCACTGGGTCGGGCCGATTCAGATTAACAGCAGCACGAATCCTTACAGCAGCTGCAGCTCTTCTCTTTGCAACATTCTTTCGATTTACACTCGCATTGGCACTTTTTTTCGTCCGTCATTTTCGTCTCCGGTTTTGCGTTAGGCTGGCGCATCGTCGATGTAATCCGCCAAGGATCTGAGTTTGTTGGCAAGGTCGGAGCGATTGAGGGAATACATGCGTTCCCGGCCCTTTTTCTCGACCTGAACCACACCTTCTTGTGCCAACGCCTTGAGATGTCGCGATGCGACCGAGGAGTCGACACTGCAGCACTCGCACAGGCACATGGCGTTTTGGGGTAAGTCGCACTGACAAAGCTCGCAGACCAACGACAGACGGTTAAATTCGCCCAAGGTCTTTAATAAACTCGCCAATTCGTTTCGTTCGGTACTCGTCATGGGCTGATATTTGCATATTTGCGCAAATATAGCAATACGGATTTCAGTAATCGGGCCGATCAATCAACCGAGCAGGAGTGAAAATGAAATAAGGCGCCTAGGATTTGGCGCGACAACTGACGATGCCGCCGAGTGCGACCACAAACAGTCCAAGCGCTCCAGGCAGTGGTACGGGCTGAATCGACTCATTGACAATGAGCGACCAAGACGGTGCGACCGTGTTCATCTGTCCTTGTGCAAAATCGGCGATGGTGAGTGTCCACACACCCGTGACGGCAAGGCCATTGAGCGATGCCAGCAAGTCGGTGGGTGCTGCCACTGGATTGAGATCAAAACTCGACACAATGTCTTCAGCCGCGAGGGTCGCGGCATCATCAAAAGTAATGCTGTTAAGGTCTGCACCGCTACCGCAGCAGGCACCCAAGCCCGCGCCAGGCGCCAGTCCCGGTCGGTCGAGCAACACAATGCGAGTGCCGTCCGGCGCAGTGAGCGTCATCGTCA encodes:
- a CDS encoding proprotein convertase P-domain-containing protein, whose protein sequence is MNRSTLLAGLFLVFYTATSAPEAVAVTYSGSFDETVPEANALGISSSLVLVDDVVISSLSVAVTIDHPWIGDLTMTLTAPDGTRIVLLDRPGLAPGAGLGACCGSGADLNSITFDDAATLAAEDIVSSFDLNPVAAPTDLLASLNGLAVTGVWTLTIADFAQGQMNTVAPSWSLIVNESIQPVPLPGALGLFVVALGGIVSCRAKS